The DNA sequence TTTGCCTGGGATCAAGAGATGTATTTTTAGCTGATGCTAATTTCTTTTCTATGCTCTGTTTTGTGATGCTCTGGTTGTTGATCTGTGCGTGATAAAAACCGAAAATGATACAGGTGAACAAAAGAATAATGTTGTTTTTCATCCTAATTAAGTTGTTTTTTCTGTTTGCAATTTTAGCGTTATTTTAAGTATTTATCTGTTATTTAAATGTAATTATTTCGGAAATTATAATGCTGTTTTTTAATATAAATATTTGAATATTAATTGCATCCGTATTAATAGATGTTTTTATATATTGTACTTTCCTTTTGTTCTATTATGTGTTTTTAACCTTGGATTTCCCCTGTTCCGATCATGTAATATTTTTTCTTTAACAAATTTCCAGACATTAAAAGTTGCTGAATACAGGAAAAATGAATTGCTGAATTGCTGAAAAAAAAGTGTGATTACTGTTCAAAATATTCTCAGTCATAAAAGTTAAAGAGCATCAAACGCTGTATGATATGAATATTTAAGGCAACATTTTTAAGTAATATAAACCGAATTTCTTACCATATACTCTCATTTGGTCTATGTCAATCATCTACATTTGTGATTGAAGAATTGCTTTATGCTGTGACAAAGATTTTAAAATTGTATCAGTTAAATCTAAATAGATATGGAATAAAACAACCTTTGATTTGAACACAAAACTTTAAACACAAAAACTGAATGATGAAAAAAATAACTGTAAAAGCTTTAGGCCAATGATCATTGATCTTAAGAACATTCATATAGGATCTCTGATAAAACTGCGTATAGAAGAACGGAATATCAATATACTGCGGATATGTAAATTTCTAAAATGTACAGAAGGCGAATTGAATTTCATGCTATCCGAAAAGTCTTTGGATTCTGAAATCATACTGAAACTAAGTACACTGCTGGAATATGATTTTTTCAGACTTTATTCTCAGTACCTGATCCTTTATGCTCCGCAAGCGATTTCAAATGATTCTGAAAAGAAAACCTCTCTTCCTCAATACCGGAAAAACATCTATACAAAAGAGATGGTAGACTTTATTCTGGAACAAATTGGAAATAGAAATAAGACACAAATGCAAATTGTACAGGAGTACAGAATTCCGAGATCTACTTTGTACAAATGGGTGAACAAGTATGCACAATCAAAAAAGAAAAATTAATTGAATGAAAAATACGCCTGATTATAAAAAGATTTTTAATGATATCATCAATATAAAATTCCCTGAAAAAAAAGAAATATGCAGCCATTTATTAGATAAATCCAATTTAACGGTGCTTGATATTATTGACCTTAATGAGCTTCTTTTCAGAAACAGCTCAAAAGAAAACAGCGTTTTTAATCAGAAACACCGCTCTTATAATGAAACCGTGATTTATCAAATATTAGAATATCAAAAGAAAAACAGACTGAACAATTCCCAACTTGCAGGGCATTTTAAATTAAGCAGGAATACCGTTACTAAATGGAAAAATCTCTTTCCTATCTCATAGTTCTCAACCTTCTGAAAGATCTGTCATGGATCATAATTCAATTAAAAATATGCAACAGATGAATAAAAAAATGATTATTGTAATACTGGGTGGCATGCATGGCCTTTTTTCTTCCTTGGAGGCCCAAACAGGTATTGGAACCTCAAATCCTCAGGGTATTTTGCATGTAGATGGTGCCAGAGATAACGCTGTGACCGGAACACCAACAGTTGCTCAGGCCGCAAACGATGTTATTATCAACAAGACTACAGGTTTTTTAGGCTTAGGAGTTCTTGATCCTAAGGTAAAGCTTGATATGAGGTCTGCAGGCCTGGAAAATGCAATGGGTTTAAACACAACCACGATGAGTGCTGCTGAGGCAGGAGCGGGAGCTGTACGGTATGATGTTGTCAATGTACCTGCAGGGCCAAAGATTGAAGTATCAGATGGTTCGGTATGGAGCAAGGCTTATGTTGCTCCTCAGAAGTCGGTTGTTGTGGCGCGTAAAATTACAAGCCAGTCAATAACACAGGGCTCAGCGACCAATATCGGTAACTGGAATGTGGTACGTGATATGAGCAATAGTTTTGATGGTAATTTAGGAGTCTTTACAGCTCCCCGTGATGGTACATATACTTTCTTATTCACCTTTAATTTTAATGGAGTCGTTATAAATGACGGTTCCAGAGTTGAATCCCAATTTTACAATACAACAACAAATACTGTGCTGGCAAGTGTGTACAAAACCTTCGGACAATCGATGACAGGTACTCCGGATGATGCTAATGCAACCCGGTCTACCCAGGCCGGAGGATCAAGTACCGTTACTCTTACATTAAGTGCAGGCACAAAAGTAGTGACGAGGCTTTGGCATAATCTCATCACGAGTGGTGCTGTTACCCTCAGGGTCACAACTAATTCTACAGATCCCACCAATCCGGATGATGGGTTTAATAATTTAACAATTATCGAACATTAAAAAAATCAATATGATGAAAAAGAATAGGAGTATACCCTATACACTGCTTGCATATATTTTATGCTTTTCCTCAGGTAACATTTTTGCGCAGGTAGGTATTTTTACTCATAACCCCGCACAGGCTTTACATATAGATGCTGGAAAAGACAATGGTGATTCCCCGGATGCTTTGAAGACATCTAATGATATTGTGGTAAGTGCAACAGGAAACCTGGGAATAGGTCTGCTGAATCCGGTGACTAAACTTGATCTTCGTTCTGCAGATAATAAAGGAATTATCGGGGTAGGGACAAGTGTACAAACGCCAACTGAGGCTGGTGCCGGTGCTATACGTTATAATACAAGTGGATTTTTAGAATACTCAGATGGTGAACAATGGATTGCGCTTCCCCTTAAAGCTCCAACCAAAGCACTCGTTAATGCCAATAAAACCTCTGCGCAAAGTATTGCAAACAATACAACCACTTTAGTTTCAGGATGGAATGAGACTGTTGATTTAGGTACAGCAGTTCCCAATGGAGACTTTGATCCTTCCAATGGTACTTTTACAGCTCCCCGTGACGGATTCTATCTGGTGTCATTTAATATTACGTTAGCTAATGGCAATATCCCTAAGAATACCTTTATAGAAGCGGCAATAGAAAGTAATCAGAGCACTGAGAATATTCCTGTATTTAAAACAGTAAATTCTTATCCTGCATTTCAGGCAGGAGCCGTAAACAATTTTATAAGCGGAAACTGTAATGCCATTTTCAATCTCAAGACAGGTAACACGATTCAATTCAGTGTTAAACATAATCTGGGTACAGCAAGAAATACCTTAAATGATGGAAAATTAAATAATCTAAGTATTAGTGAGCTATAAAAATATAATGATGACACAGCTATATAAAATCAAAGAAGCACCCTTAATTTTTACTCTTCTGCTTTTAGGAGTGCTCCGTGTTAATGCACAAATAGGATTTGGGGTAGGAAACCCGACCAATCCCGTTGAAATCAATACTGATGCTGGTAAAGTTGTTATAGACAATACAGGAAGGTTGGGAGTTTTGGTTCCCAATCCCAAAGTTGCTGTAGATTTACGCAGTGGAAATAACGGTTCAGTAGCGATAGGCAATACAGATAAAACCGCTAGTCAGGCTGGGGCAGGAGCTTTACGATATGTTGCAAGTCCTGCCATTGGGGTAAAAGGCTATTTAGAATTTTCTGATGGTATAAACTGGGTGAGTTTTTTTCCTAAAGGTAAACCCCGTATTGTCGTAATGGCCAATAAAATAACCCAGGATACCTATGTGTTTGAAAGTGCAACACCCTCAGAAATAGGAACTAAATCCGGTATTGTACAACGTAGATCATCTTATTTAACCAATTGGGTAGAAAAACTTGACTCAGATTCCGGAGTGCCTACAAACAATTTTGACCCGGCGACAGGAGAGTTTATTGCTCCCCGAACCGGTGTATATTTTGCGACCTTTACTTTTGCACTGCAGTCCAGCCAGGTGAATACCGGAGGAAATAATCAGACAGAAGCCATTTGGGAGGTCAGAAATCCGGGAGGCACAATCACTCAAAGGGTAAAAACTAATAACGGATATGCTTCAGATACAGGAGCTAGTCCCAATGCCGTACCAGTGGGTTCTGCATGTACCGTAAGTGTTTATTTGAACAAAGGAGATAAATTAAGGCCATTTACCTGGATCACAGTAGCATTTGATGGTATAATAAGCCAATTTGATGTATCAGGAAGTGGAGCATACAATTCTCTGACGATCGTAGAACAATAATAATGTTGACTCATAAGTATGTTCTGAAAATAATGATCGGGAATCCTTCTGTCTTATTTGACAGACAAAAATTGAGTGGTACTTCAAACTTGTACGAGATACACAAATGTCTTAATATATGCTGGGAAGCTCCCTTTTGAGGGGGCTCTCAGATTTTTATCTGCTACTGAATTCCTGTTTTTTAATAAAATATCTTTCTGTTCTGAACTTTTATTAAATGAGCATTATGCATTTTTTTTATTGTTCTGATAACAGTTTCCACGCGCAACCCGGTTAAATTAGCCAACTGCTATCTCGTGAGAGGAATCTGAAATGAATATTTGTTATTGTCATTGTTACCCTTAAGATAATCCATTACTGTTTTGAGTTTATTTAAGGGATCTGGTTAAGAAACATTAAATAACATCACATACTTATAATATAAACGCTCAGCCAGACATTTAAACATTTTGGAAGAAACTTCCGGATTTTGATCCAGTAAGTTGAAGAAATCCGTTTTGGATAATTTGAGAACAGTACAGGCTGTTTTAGCTGTAGCATTAGTAGGATAGGCTTTTTCATCAAAGAGAAAAGATTCTCCAAAACTTTCTCCGTCATGCAAAATGTTTTGAATAAATTCTTTGCCGTCTTCGTGATAATTGTTTAGTTCAACAATACCATTAATAATCTGGTAATAAAACTTAGGCAAATTTCCTTCATGAAAAACCGTTTGATTTGCTTCAAAACTTTCATAATTTGCACCGTAGGCTAATAATAAATCTTCACTTATTATCATGTCTTCAAATTTTATAAATTATTACTGAATAATTTTTTATAAACTATGAAACGCACAACAAAAAACAAACCATATTAAACAAATTTTATAAAAAAAAGTACCACATTTTTTGATTGTTTTTTAGCTCCTCCACTATTGTATACAATTGAAAACTCCCTGTTAGAAATGGTTTAAGATATTTTAACATAAATTTTATCATCTAAACCGTCATAATAACACTTGTATTTCACTATATTTGGAATAATAAAACTAACCCATGAATAAGGATAACATAAAAACTTGTTAAACTAAAAATTATTAAAGATTATCAAAGGTTATGAAAGACTTATTTTCATTAAAAGGAAGGAGGAAAGATCATATTATGAGGTATTTTAAAAAAAAGATGTACCAATTGATCGAAAAGGGTGACTGGATTACTTTTACAATTAAAAAATGGTACAGGACTATAACTATATCATGTTTGATATATAATGATTTAGTTACTTTAGTTATTGTAAAGGCAAAAGTTACTCCATTTTACGAAAGATATACAGTGTTGTAATGTTTGGTAGGTAGTCCAATACCTCAATGCTACTGGAGAAAAATAGAATATCCATAATTAATATATTAAAGTTTTCCGTTACACCTTGGGTATGGGATGCTTTTTTCGCAGGCTTTGCACTGATTGCTAAAAAATTGTATATTTGCCCAGCAAAAAAAGAAAATGATATTGTCTAACTTAAAAAAAGGAAAGAAACAGTACTTACGCCGAATGTCGTGAGTCATTTTCCTATTGGTTAGAAATCAAATACATCAGGAGCTTGTCATCACGACAGGCTCTTTTTTTTTGAAAAAATTTTAACAATTTAATATATTATGAAAGTATTGAAATTTGGCGGGACTTCGGTAGGAAGCCCGGAACGAATCGAACAGTTATTACCAATTATCAGATCTCAGGTGTCAGACAAACACTTGGTTGTTTTATCGGCTGTTTCCGGTACTACAAATGATTTGGTGAAATTATCGGAGCTATATGAAAGTAAGGATATTGAAGGAGCCTACAAACATATTGATGTGCTATATGAGAAATATAAAAAATTTGTAAATGAATTGTTTAAGACAGAAAAAGGAATCTCTGAAGCCTTGGCTTTTATTGACAAAATTTTTGATCTTTTTTACCAGTTCAAACATAAAAACTTCACTTCCAGTGCAGAGCGTATTATACTTGCGCAAGGTGAGATTATTTCAACAACTCTGTTTCATTTGCACTTAAAGGAAAAAGAAGTTTCTTCTGTACTCTTATCAGCATTAGATTTTATGCTGATTGATGAAGATAAGGAACCCAATATTGATGAAATCAGAAGACTGGCAGCTATTGAAATAGCAAAATATCAGGAAGAAACCTTGTTTATTACTCAGGGATATATATGCAGAAATGCCCAGGGTGAAATTGATAATCTGCAAAGGGGAGGTTCAGATTACACCGCTTCATTACTGGGTGCCGCATTACAGGCAGAAGAAATCCAGATATGGACAGATATTGACGGGTTCCACAATAATGATCCGAGATACGTACAGAATACAAAGTCTATAGCCAGGCTAAGTTTTGATGAAGCAGCAGAATTATCCTATTTTGGAGCCAAAATTCTTCATCCCCAAAGTGTATTCCCTGCAAGAAAATATAATGTTCCTGTAAGATTATTAGATACAATGAATCCTTCTGCAGCGGGAACATTGATCTCAGGAGAAACAACCAATCAAAATCAGATTGTAGCCATTGCTGCTAAAGATGGCATTACAGCAATCCGTATTCAGTCTTCCCGCATGCTGATGGCGTATGGCTTTTTGAGAAAGGTTTTTGAAATTTTTGAACGTTATAAAACTCCTATAGATATGATTACTACTTCTGAAGTGGCAGTTTCGCTTACCATTGACCAAACGGATAATCTTTCTGAAATTGTAAGAGAACTAAGTGCCTTTTCATCAGTTGAAATTGATAGTGAGCAGTCTATCATATGCATTGTTGGGGATTTTAGAAAAAATAATCATGGCTATGCAACTATTGTCTCTGAAGCGGTAAAGCATATTCCAATACGAATGATTTCCTATGGAGGAAGTGAAAATAATATTTCATTATTAATTTCATCTGTTTTCAAGATAGAAGGATTAAGGTCTCTGCATAACAGATTATTTTAGTAAATCAATAGTTAAGGCTGTAAGGTTGTCAAAAGATACCACAAAAAACCGGATTTCTATAGATAGTGATGTATATGGCATGTACATTGTTAATATGAAAGCAGTTTTTAAGAAACTTTGTTTAACACCATATCACTTTTATATAAATTTCATTAATAACCTCCTCTTTTAGGAGGTTTTTTTGTTAAGTAATGAGAGCAATACCATTTAAGCATTATGATTCATTAATAAACCAGTTTTATATTGGCTGGTATGTTTTTCAACCTGTCTATTTTTAAGATAGGTTTTTTCTTTGTCCAGTTGCCGTCTGTGCCTTTATAGTAGGGTGTTAGATACTGTTTAATATAATTATAATTAAAATAAAAATAAAATATAGTTTATTTATAAACTTATATAAGTATATTTGTATACTAATATGTTTGATATGAATTTTGATCTTATAAAATCAGTTGTGGAACTCGTTCAGCAATTTATGGAACAAAATGAAGGTAAAGCTATATACAGTAATGATCTTCATGGTTTTACAGAATGGATCAATGCTGCCCATCAACAGGATCTTGAAAATCCTCATTGGGCAGGGAAAGAATTAGGAAGAAGCTCAGATAGTATTATTAATACTTTATTGATCAGGATGAATAGATATGCAAAATCTTACTCCAGATCAGCAGTCGGCAGTTCTGTTTTTTCCAGTCAGGATGACTTTATTTTTCTTATCAACCTGAAAAGTATGGGAGCTATGTCAAAAATGGAATTGATAAGGCATAATGTACATGAGAAATCTTCAGGTATACTTACTATTAATCGGCTGCTCCGTAACGGCTGGATTGAACAGGCGGTTTCTCCAAAAGATAAAAGAATAAAAAATATACAGATAACACAGAAAGGGCTTGCTGTACTGGATGATCACATGGATGAAATCCGCAGGGCTTCAAGGGCTGTAACAGGGAATCTTACTCATTCTGAACAAATGCTGCTCATTGCGATACTTTCTAAATTGGATGAATTTCATGATTCTTTTTATCGGATGAATCTGGAAACGGAGGATCTGCTGAATGCCATATATAAAAAGTTGAACTGAGTTCCAAATGAAAAGTGTCTCTAAAAAAACTATTAAATAAATGATGATGAATACTGAAAGCTCAAGAAAGAGAATAGCGGTGATAGGTTCCGGATTTTCCGGACTCTCTGCTGCTGCTTATGCAGCAAAGTCGGGACATGAAGTGCATGTTTTTGAAAAACACGATCAGCCCGGAGGACGTGCAAGGCAATTTAAAACTGAAGAAGGATATCTATTTGATATGGGACCTAGCTGGTACTGGATGCCTGATATTATCGAAGGCTTTTTCAATGATTTTGATTGTAAAGCAGCTGATTATTTTAAACTGGTATCCTTAGATCCTCAGTTCGAGATGATTTTTTCAAAAGAAAAGGTTTCAGTTCCGGAAAAAAATGAAGACATCCGAGAGATATTTGAAAAAACTGAACCAGGAGCGGGTAAAAAGTATGATCAGTTTATGCAGTCTGCTCAGTTTAAGTATGAAACAGGGATGAAAGATTTTGTGACAAAACCTTGTTACTGCTGGCTGGAATTTGCTTCTTTAAAAATAGCAGGAAGCGCACTGAAGCTTGATCTTTTAAGTAATTTCAGAAAATATGTCTCAGGATATTTTTCTGATCCGAAACTTAGATCGCTGATGGAATTTCCGGTTATATTTCTTGGTGCTTCACCCCGAAATATTCCCGCGCTTTACAGCCTTATGAATTATGGAGGGTATGTGCTGGGAACAAAATATCCTATGGGAGGATTTTATCAGCTCGTTATGGCGATGAAAGATGTAGCCCAAAAACAGGGAGCCGCTTTTCATTTTAATCATGAGGTCCAGAAGCTCAATACGGAAAACGGAAAAGTAGTCTCATTAACAGTAGATGGTAAAGATTATGAATTTGATGCCGTTATTGCATCATCAGATTATCACCATACAGAAACATTAATTCCCAAATCACTTAGAAATTATAATGACGCCTATTGGAAAACAAAAACCTTTGCCCCTTCATGTCTTATTTATTATCTGGGAATCAAAGGAAAAATTCCTCATTTGAAACATCATACTTTATTTTTTGAAAATGAACTTGATCATCATATAGACTGTATTTATATCAACAAGAAATGGCCGGCTAAACCCCTTTTTTATGCTTGCTGTCCTTCAAAAACAGATCAGGATGTAGCACCTGAAGGCTGTGAAAATCTCTTTTTGCTGCTGCCTCTCGCACCGGGAATACATGATGAGGAGGCTGTAAGAGAAACATACCTGAAGGAAATGCTTGAAAGAATTGAAAAACATACTGGAGAAACCGATCTTGTTTCCAGGATTGAGTACAAAAGAAGCTATTGTGTCAGTGATTTTATTTCGGATTACAATGCTTATCAGGGAAATGCCTACGGATTGTCCAATACTTTATCACAGACTGCCGTCCTGAAACCTAAAATAAGAAACAAGAAGATTAGTAATCTTTTTTATACCGGGCAGCTGACTGTTCCCGGACCTGGTGTTCCGCCGTCAGTTATTTCTGGAAAAATTGTAGCGCAAGAGGTTAATAAACTAAAATAAAATAATATGAAAAAATTGTTTGATGAGTTGTCTTATGAGGTCAGTAAGTACACTACTCAAAAATACAGTACCAGTTTTTCATTAGGAATATTGGCGCTGAAGCCTTCTATCAGACCTGCTATTTATGCTGTTTACGGGTATGTACGCCTTGCTGATGAAATTGTTGACAGTTTTCATGGGTATGATAAAGAGAAGCTTTTGAAAAGATTAAAGTCCGAAACTTACGACGCGCTGCAAGACGGAATATCACTCAATCCGATTCTACACTCATTTCAGGAAACTGTGCGTCAGTATGATATCAATATTCATTTGATAGATCAGTTCCTGCACAGTATGGAAATGGATCTGCAAAAAATAGACTATAATTCAGAACTTTATAACGAATATATCTATGGCTCTGCAGAAGTAGTGGGGCTCATGTGCCTGCAGATATTTACAGGAGGTGATAAGCAGCAATTTGAAAAACTTAAACCATTCGCGATGAAGCTGGGTTCAGCTTTTCAAAAGGTTAATTTTTTACGTGATTTGAAAGAAGATTACCAGATTTTGGGGAGAACTTATTTCCCGTCTCTGAATATGGCTGCTTTTGATAACACCGTCAAAGCTCAGATTGAAAAAGAAATTGAAGAAGAATTTAAAGAAGCACTGCAGGGAATCAAAAAACTGCCGGGTTCTTCTCTGTTTGGAGTATATCTGGCATACAGATACTATCTGTCATTGTTTGAAAAAATAAAGAAAACAAGTTCTCAGCATATTTTACAGCAAAGAATCAGGATTGCTAATTCACAGAAATTATTGGTAGCATTTAAAAGCTATATAAGATACAAATCTGCTTATTTCTAATCGCTTCTTTGTTTTAGAAGGTCGTTTTAGAATTTATAAATCAATAAAAAAATAAATGATGTACAGATTATATAGAGAACAACATTTGAATTGTGATATTGAGACGGCATGGAAATTCTTTTCCTCCCCTCATAATTTATCTGAAATAACGCCTAAGAGTATGAACTTTTTAGTGCTTTCAGATATACAGGATGAATCTATTTTTGAAGGAATGGAAATAGATTATACAGTTTCTCCGGTATTGGGAATTCCGATGAAGTGGAAAACTGTTATCAGTCAGGTGGAAGACTATAAAAGCTTTACGGATTTTCAGAAAGAAGGTCCTTATAAGCACTGGAATCATTTTCATGAGTTCATTCCTGATGAGAATGGTGTATTAATGAAGGATACTGTAGATTATGAACTCCCGTTGGGAATTTTAGGAAGGGTAGCGCACAGGTTATTTGTTAAAGAAAAACTCAGAAGTATTTTCGATTTCAGATACAGTGTATTGAATGATCTTTTTAACCGCAAACACAATTAATATGAATTTTCTGATCGTTCTGCTTGTTTTTATTTCCATGGAAGGAGCCACATGGCTTATTCACAGATATATTATGCATGGTTTTCTGTGGAGTCTGCACAAGGATCATCATGATCACAGCAACGAGGGGAAACTTGAAAGAAATGATCTGTTCTTTTTCATTTTTGCCAGTCCTGCTATTGCATTATTATATGCAGGGGTAAGACAGGAATTCAATTATCTGTTTTTTGTCGGATTGGGAATAAGCCTTTACGGAATGGCCTATTTCTTTGTACATGATATTTTTATTCATCAGAGAGCAAAGATTTTTACAAAAACAAAGAATCCATATTGGCTTGCCATAAGACGTGCTCATAAGCAGCATCACAAGCATTTGGGAAAGGAAGAAGGAGAGTGTTTTGGATTTTTATGGGTACCTGTTAAATATTTTAAAATGTATTTCAATAAAAAATGATGCCTTATACTTACATACTGATTAACTTTTTCACGGTCATTATTTGCTTTTTGGCTTCTTTTGACAGGAGAATACAGTTCAATAAACTTTTCGGGAAGTTTCTGCTGTCATCTACCATCGTGGCAATTCCTTTTATTATCTGGGATGTATGGTTTACTTCAAAAGGAGTGTGGTGGTTTGATCTCAATTACACATTAGGCTTTACAATAGCAGGACTGCCTATTGAAGAATGGCTGTTTTTTTATTGCATTCCGTTTGCATGTGTTTTTACTTATTACTGTCTGGAAAAATTTTTTAGCCTCAGAGGAATTGATGGTTTAAATAATCTTATTGTATTCACAGCTGTTATTGTTCTCAGTGTGACGGGACTTCTTTATCATGAGAGAATATATACTTTGCTCACTGTGATTGTAACAACATTTACACTTTGTTATCTGCATTTTATTGTTAAAAAAGATTGGATAGCACGAGCAAGCTTTGTATATCTGGTATTGATGCCCGGATTTTTCGCAGTGAATGGAATCCTGACGGGATCTTTAATTCCTTCGCCTGTGGTAAACTATAATCCTGATGACTTTTTAGGGATCAGAATGAGAACCATTCCTGTTGAAGATGCTGTTTATGGGTACAGCCAGTTTTTACTCAATATTTATTTCTTTAAAAAAATAACTAAAAATGAAAAATAGAATCATTCTTACATTATTACTAAGCTTCGG is a window from the Chryseobacterium indologenes genome containing:
- a CDS encoding SRPBCC family protein produces the protein MMYRLYREQHLNCDIETAWKFFSSPHNLSEITPKSMNFLVLSDIQDESIFEGMEIDYTVSPVLGIPMKWKTVISQVEDYKSFTDFQKEGPYKHWNHFHEFIPDENGVLMKDTVDYELPLGILGRVAHRLFVKEKLRSIFDFRYSVLNDLFNRKHN
- a CDS encoding lycopene cyclase domain-containing protein, with translation MMPYTYILINFFTVIICFLASFDRRIQFNKLFGKFLLSSTIVAIPFIIWDVWFTSKGVWWFDLNYTLGFTIAGLPIEEWLFFYCIPFACVFTYYCLEKFFSLRGIDGLNNLIVFTAVIVLSVTGLLYHERIYTLLTVIVTTFTLCYLHFIVKKDWIARASFVYLVLMPGFFAVNGILTGSLIPSPVVNYNPDDFLGIRMRTIPVEDAVYGYSQFLLNIYFFKKITKNEK
- a CDS encoding helix-turn-helix domain-containing protein, with amino-acid sequence MIIDLKNIHIGSLIKLRIEERNINILRICKFLKCTEGELNFMLSEKSLDSEIILKLSTLLEYDFFRLYSQYLILYAPQAISNDSEKKTSLPQYRKNIYTKEMVDFILEQIGNRNKTQMQIVQEYRIPRSTLYKWVNKYAQSKKKN
- a CDS encoding aspartate kinase, producing MKVLKFGGTSVGSPERIEQLLPIIRSQVSDKHLVVLSAVSGTTNDLVKLSELYESKDIEGAYKHIDVLYEKYKKFVNELFKTEKGISEALAFIDKIFDLFYQFKHKNFTSSAERIILAQGEIISTTLFHLHLKEKEVSSVLLSALDFMLIDEDKEPNIDEIRRLAAIEIAKYQEETLFITQGYICRNAQGEIDNLQRGGSDYTASLLGAALQAEEIQIWTDIDGFHNNDPRYVQNTKSIARLSFDEAAELSYFGAKILHPQSVFPARKYNVPVRLLDTMNPSAAGTLISGETTNQNQIVAIAAKDGITAIRIQSSRMLMAYGFLRKVFEIFERYKTPIDMITTSEVAVSLTIDQTDNLSEIVRELSAFSSVEIDSEQSIICIVGDFRKNNHGYATIVSEAVKHIPIRMISYGGSENNISLLISSVFKIEGLRSLHNRLF
- a CDS encoding sterol desaturase family protein, producing the protein MNFLIVLLVFISMEGATWLIHRYIMHGFLWSLHKDHHDHSNEGKLERNDLFFFIFASPAIALLYAGVRQEFNYLFFVGLGISLYGMAYFFVHDIFIHQRAKIFTKTKNPYWLAIRRAHKQHHKHLGKEEGECFGFLWVPVKYFKMYFNKK
- a CDS encoding phytoene desaturase family protein, producing the protein MNTESSRKRIAVIGSGFSGLSAAAYAAKSGHEVHVFEKHDQPGGRARQFKTEEGYLFDMGPSWYWMPDIIEGFFNDFDCKAADYFKLVSLDPQFEMIFSKEKVSVPEKNEDIREIFEKTEPGAGKKYDQFMQSAQFKYETGMKDFVTKPCYCWLEFASLKIAGSALKLDLLSNFRKYVSGYFSDPKLRSLMEFPVIFLGASPRNIPALYSLMNYGGYVLGTKYPMGGFYQLVMAMKDVAQKQGAAFHFNHEVQKLNTENGKVVSLTVDGKDYEFDAVIASSDYHHTETLIPKSLRNYNDAYWKTKTFAPSCLIYYLGIKGKIPHLKHHTLFFENELDHHIDCIYINKKWPAKPLFYACCPSKTDQDVAPEGCENLFLLLPLAPGIHDEEAVRETYLKEMLERIEKHTGETDLVSRIEYKRSYCVSDFISDYNAYQGNAYGLSNTLSQTAVLKPKIRNKKISNLFYTGQLTVPGPGVPPSVISGKIVAQEVNKLK
- a CDS encoding Crp/Fnr family transcriptional regulator, whose product is MIISEDLLLAYGANYESFEANQTVFHEGNLPKFYYQIINGIVELNNYHEDGKEFIQNILHDGESFGESFLFDEKAYPTNATAKTACTVLKLSKTDFFNLLDQNPEVSSKMFKCLAERLYYKYVMLFNVS
- a CDS encoding MarR family winged helix-turn-helix transcriptional regulator, with translation MNFDLIKSVVELVQQFMEQNEGKAIYSNDLHGFTEWINAAHQQDLENPHWAGKELGRSSDSIINTLLIRMNRYAKSYSRSAVGSSVFSSQDDFIFLINLKSMGAMSKMELIRHNVHEKSSGILTINRLLRNGWIEQAVSPKDKRIKNIQITQKGLAVLDDHMDEIRRASRAVTGNLTHSEQMLLIAILSKLDEFHDSFYRMNLETEDLLNAIYKKLN
- a CDS encoding helix-turn-helix domain-containing protein; this translates as MKNTPDYKKIFNDIINIKFPEKKEICSHLLDKSNLTVLDIIDLNELLFRNSSKENSVFNQKHRSYNETVIYQILEYQKKNRLNNSQLAGHFKLSRNTVTKWKNLFPIS
- a CDS encoding phytoene/squalene synthase family protein, giving the protein MKKLFDELSYEVSKYTTQKYSTSFSLGILALKPSIRPAIYAVYGYVRLADEIVDSFHGYDKEKLLKRLKSETYDALQDGISLNPILHSFQETVRQYDINIHLIDQFLHSMEMDLQKIDYNSELYNEYIYGSAEVVGLMCLQIFTGGDKQQFEKLKPFAMKLGSAFQKVNFLRDLKEDYQILGRTYFPSLNMAAFDNTVKAQIEKEIEEEFKEALQGIKKLPGSSLFGVYLAYRYYLSLFEKIKKTSSQHILQQRIRIANSQKLLVAFKSYIRYKSAYF